One genomic window of Calonectris borealis chromosome 27, bCalBor7.hap1.2, whole genome shotgun sequence includes the following:
- the LMAN2L gene encoding VIP36-like protein isoform X1, giving the protein MGTAQGVGLTDIPYAQPAGGAAGRADQREGEAGRGAGGGGKMAAAGRWRAGLALLAVALGLGGPRAEQTEEHLKREHSLSKPYQGVGSASSGLWDLLGNAMVMTQYIRLTPDVQSKQGAVWNRVPCYLRDWEMQVHFKIHGQGKKNLNGDGFAIWYTKDRMQPGPVFGSKDNFLGLGVFVDTYPNEEKQQERVFPYISAMVNNGSLTYDHDRDGRPTELGGCTAMVRNLNHDTFLVIRYVKRRLTVLIDIDGKHEWRDCIDVPGVRLPRGYYFGTSSVTGDLSDNHDIISLKLYQLTVERTPEEEKQDREVYLPIVDNLKLPGMEAPLEPMSGLALFLIVFFSLVAIVFAIVIGVIVYNKWQEQSRKHFY; this is encoded by the exons ATGGGGACCGCACAGGGCGTGGGG TTGACAGACATCCCGTACGCCCAACCGGCAGGCGGCGCAGCGGGGCGGGCCGACCAACGGGAGGGCgaggcggggcgcggcgcgggcggcggagggaagatggcggcggcgggccggtGGCGGGCCGGGCTGGCGCTGCTGGCGGTGGCGCTGGGGCTGGGCGGGCCGCGGGCCGAGCAGACGGAGGAGCACCTCAAGCGGGAGCACTCGCTCTCCAAACCGTACCAGG GCGTGGGCTCGGCCAGCTCGGGGCTGTGGGACCTGCTGGGTAACGCCATGGTCATGACCCAGTACATCCGCCTCACCCCCGACGTGCAGAGCAAGCAGGGAGCCGTCTGGAACCGAGTG CCGTGTTACCTCCGAGACTGGGAGATGCAGGTGCATTTTAAAATCCACGGGCAAGGCAAGAAAAACCTGAACGGAGACGGCTTTGCTATCTGGTACACCAAAGATCGCATGCAGCCAG GACCTGTCTTTGGAAGCAAGGATAACTTCCTGGGCCTGGGAGTGTTCGTGGACACCTACCCAAAcgaggagaagcagcaggag CGCGTCTTCCCTTACATCTCGGCCATGGTGAACAACGGCTCTCTCACCTACGACCACGACCGGGACGGGAGACCGACGGAACTGGGGGGCTGCACGGCCATGGTGCGCAACCTCAACCACGACACCTTCCTGGTGATCCGCTACGTGAAGAGGAGACTGACG GTGTTGATCGATATCGACGGTAAGCACGAGTGGCGAGACTGCATCGACGTGCCGGGCGTGCGCTTGCCCCGTGGGTACTACTTTGGGACCTCTTCTGTCACCGGAGACCTGTCAG ATAACCACGACATCATTTCGCTAAAGCTTTACCAGCTGACGGTAGAACGGAcgccagaggaggagaagcaggacagagaggtgTATCTGCCGATCGTGGACAACCTGAAGCTGCCGGGAA TGGAGGCACCGCTGGAGCCCATGAGCGGCCTGGCTCTCTTCTTAATCGTCTTCTTCTCCCTTGTTGCCATCGTTTTCGCCATCGTCATCGGAGTCATCGTCTACAACAAGTGGCAGGAGCAGAGCCGGAAACACTTCTATTGA
- the LMAN2L gene encoding VIP36-like protein isoform X2, whose product MGTAQGVGLTDIPYAQPAGGAAGRADQREGEAGRGAGGGGKMAAAGRWRAGLALLAVALGLGGPRAEQTEEHLKREHSLSKPYQGVGSASSGLWDLLGNAMVMTQYIRLTPDVQSKQGAVWNRVPCYLRDWEMQVHFKIHGQGKKNLNGDGFAIWYTKDRMQPGPVFGSKDNFLGLGVFVDTYPNEEKQQERVFPYISAMVNNGSLTYDHDRDGRPTELGGCTAMVRNLNHDTFLVIRYVKRRLTVLIDIDGKHEWRDCIDVPGVRLPRGYYFGTSSVTGDLSATPKEPKTQSGRVAPPRALCLGSASHFPSAPCGATA is encoded by the exons ATGGGGACCGCACAGGGCGTGGGG TTGACAGACATCCCGTACGCCCAACCGGCAGGCGGCGCAGCGGGGCGGGCCGACCAACGGGAGGGCgaggcggggcgcggcgcgggcggcggagggaagatggcggcggcgggccggtGGCGGGCCGGGCTGGCGCTGCTGGCGGTGGCGCTGGGGCTGGGCGGGCCGCGGGCCGAGCAGACGGAGGAGCACCTCAAGCGGGAGCACTCGCTCTCCAAACCGTACCAGG GCGTGGGCTCGGCCAGCTCGGGGCTGTGGGACCTGCTGGGTAACGCCATGGTCATGACCCAGTACATCCGCCTCACCCCCGACGTGCAGAGCAAGCAGGGAGCCGTCTGGAACCGAGTG CCGTGTTACCTCCGAGACTGGGAGATGCAGGTGCATTTTAAAATCCACGGGCAAGGCAAGAAAAACCTGAACGGAGACGGCTTTGCTATCTGGTACACCAAAGATCGCATGCAGCCAG GACCTGTCTTTGGAAGCAAGGATAACTTCCTGGGCCTGGGAGTGTTCGTGGACACCTACCCAAAcgaggagaagcagcaggag CGCGTCTTCCCTTACATCTCGGCCATGGTGAACAACGGCTCTCTCACCTACGACCACGACCGGGACGGGAGACCGACGGAACTGGGGGGCTGCACGGCCATGGTGCGCAACCTCAACCACGACACCTTCCTGGTGATCCGCTACGTGAAGAGGAGACTGACG GTGTTGATCGATATCGACGGTAAGCACGAGTGGCGAGACTGCATCGACGTGCCGGGCGTGCGCTTGCCCCGTGGGTACTACTTTGGGACCTCTTCTGTCACCGGAGACCTGTCAG CAACTCCGAAGGAACCAAAAACCCAGTCTGGGCGTGTTGCTCCCCCCCGAGCGCTTTGTCTAGGCAGCGCTTCCCATTTTCCTTCAGCTCCCTGCGGGGCCACAGCCTGA
- the LMAN2L gene encoding VIP36-like protein isoform X3: protein MQVHFKIHGQGKKNLNGDGFAIWYTKDRMQPGPVFGSKDNFLGLGVFVDTYPNEEKQQERVFPYISAMVNNGSLTYDHDRDGRPTELGGCTAMVRNLNHDTFLVIRYVKRRLTVLIDIDGKHEWRDCIDVPGVRLPRGYYFGTSSVTGDLSDNHDIISLKLYQLTVERTPEEEKQDREVYLPIVDNLKLPGMEAPLEPMSGLALFLIVFFSLVAIVFAIVIGVIVYNKWQEQSRKHFY, encoded by the exons ATGCAGGTGCATTTTAAAATCCACGGGCAAGGCAAGAAAAACCTGAACGGAGACGGCTTTGCTATCTGGTACACCAAAGATCGCATGCAGCCAG GACCTGTCTTTGGAAGCAAGGATAACTTCCTGGGCCTGGGAGTGTTCGTGGACACCTACCCAAAcgaggagaagcagcaggag CGCGTCTTCCCTTACATCTCGGCCATGGTGAACAACGGCTCTCTCACCTACGACCACGACCGGGACGGGAGACCGACGGAACTGGGGGGCTGCACGGCCATGGTGCGCAACCTCAACCACGACACCTTCCTGGTGATCCGCTACGTGAAGAGGAGACTGACG GTGTTGATCGATATCGACGGTAAGCACGAGTGGCGAGACTGCATCGACGTGCCGGGCGTGCGCTTGCCCCGTGGGTACTACTTTGGGACCTCTTCTGTCACCGGAGACCTGTCAG ATAACCACGACATCATTTCGCTAAAGCTTTACCAGCTGACGGTAGAACGGAcgccagaggaggagaagcaggacagagaggtgTATCTGCCGATCGTGGACAACCTGAAGCTGCCGGGAA TGGAGGCACCGCTGGAGCCCATGAGCGGCCTGGCTCTCTTCTTAATCGTCTTCTTCTCCCTTGTTGCCATCGTTTTCGCCATCGTCATCGGAGTCATCGTCTACAACAAGTGGCAGGAGCAGAGCCGGAAACACTTCTATTGA